Sequence from the Candidatus Zixiibacteriota bacterium genome:
TCCCCGGCGATATCCAGCGATATTTTCCCATCCTCGCGGATCTTAACGACCGCATCAAGCGTGCGATCCTGCCAGAATTTCACTTCCAGCACGTCACCGGGACCGACTTCGTACGATTGCGCCGAAGAAGGCGCGGTCAGACCCAGCCATAGCAACCCCAGGCCAATAATAATTTTGAAAACTTCCCTGTGCACTTTTAATATGCTTCCTGATAATAGATTATAGTCTTCCATGACTTCCATCGCTTCTCAATATAATGAAATCGGCATTATTTCAAAATTCATTTACATTCTTTTCGGACGTCAGCTCTTGTGGCTGAATTCGGACTGATACATGCGGCAACAGTTTCGTCCTTCCGATTTGGCTTTCAAGAGCGCCATATCGGCGGTATCAATGAGATTATCAATGCTATCGGCATCCAGGGGGAAAACCGCTCCCCCGATCGACACCGAATATTTATGTTTCTGGCCGCTTCCCTCGATGACGCAGGGGGTAATGGCGATTTTTTCCTGAATTCTCTCCATAAATAGATGAGCTTTTTCCCGACTCGTTTCGGGCATTATCAGGCAGAATTCATCGCCGCCGTACCTGGAAATCACATCATTGGAGCGAACCGATTCCGTCAGCACGGCTCCAAAACATTTCAGCAGGTTATCCCCGGCCAGATGACCATATTTGTCGTTGATATTCTTGAGGTCATCAACATCGAATATCAATAAGGCCAGATTGCGGCCGTACCTTTTGGCTCTCATAAACTCTTCCCGAATCCGCTTCTGGAAATAACGGAAATTGTAGATTCCGGTCAGGCCATCGGTATAAGAAAGCTCCTCCGCTTTTTCGAAGCGACTGACATTCTCGACCAGAGGCAGGGCCTCCAATTTGAATCTGCGCAGTTTCTCGGCCACTTCATCAACCATCTGTGAACCGCTCCAGGCCAGAAGAGCTTTGCGGTTGTCTGTCCAGGGGAGAGCGGTCAGATAGCTGATATTCCCATTCTGCAGCTTGCTCCATTTTCCCTCGAGCGCCTGAAAAGACGGCACCGGATTCTTCATATCACATATCTTGTCAGGTTGCAGGCGGCTGATTATCGAATCGTAATTTTCCTTGAAAATACGGTCGGTTTCTTCATTCAGGTTCCAGCGGACCGAAACCATGGCCTCATTCGGCTCGTCGGCCCGCACATAAAAAGCCATTCGGGAAAAGCTGCAGTCCTTCCGCAGCCCATTGATCAACTCGGGAATAAGTTCGCGGCTGTTCCGGATGCGGAGGTATTTCACTAATTCGCTCCCCGATTCCACATCTCTTGAGGAAACGGCCCTTTCCTTGATCTCACCCAATTGCCTGAACCTGTCCTCATACCTTTTTATCTGTTGTTCCTGAATACCGATATGGTAGGCGGTCGAGAGATTGAAAGCAAGGGCCGTGGATAGAAACTGCAGTTGGCGATTTTCGGGTGGGAGCGAGGTAGAAATAAAATAGACGCCATATAAATTTTCGCGAAGGTAGGCCGGAAAGAAATAAGCAAATCCGGTCTGCTTGATTATCTTGGAATAATCGGGAGGCAAAACCGACGAAAGCTCCTCAATCCGCGATATCTGGTGAAACGACTTCAACTTACTCTGCAAATTGGGCGTAAGCCGGACTCTGAAATCCTCCCTTTCGAATCGCTGCAATCCGGAATAGTAATTAAGCTCCAGCGCCCCTTTATAATACTTGAGGAAAATTATCTTATCGCAGTCCAGATATTTTTTGAGAATAAAAGAGACTTTGCCGGCAATATCCTGAATTTTCCCCGCGCGAATATTATTGACCATGGCGGTCACCAATTCATTTATCGCCTCTTCCTTAATAAAGATCGTCCCTCTGGTGCGGCGATAGCGGATGATAATGGACGCCGCCAAGACGATCACCAAGACCGTCAGAATAATGATTAAGATTATCTCTGTCATGTGCTTATGTCAACTCACGCCAAATCAAATTATTTGTTTCAATTCCTGCTGTCAACGAAAATCAGAACCGTTTTCTGGTCTGCCGGGCATACCGAAATCGGGCCCGCCGTGATACCAGACGATGTTTCCTCAAGATTCTGAAAATTCCCCACCAACTTATGCGAGACGCATGCCCCGATTCCTCAAGCACCAGGCGCAATTCCGAAATAGTATAGAAAGGGTCGTCCCGTATCGCTTCCAACAGCAACTGCTCCGTTCGGTCGATGGGAAAACCAGCGACCTCGGCCCGGCTGACCTCTTCTCTGCGGGTTGAAAAGGAATCCCCTCCCGGGGGTAATTCCTTAACGACCGTGCGGACGCCTGCTATCGGGTCTTTTTTTTTTACGGGGTCAGCTTCAGCGGGCGCCCCAAAGGCGGTCTTGGCTGCGTGGACACTCTCATAGGCAGACAGGATATTATCAAACTCGAGGAGCTCGTAAATTTCATATACGTTGGGAACCATATTGGCCAGTTTGATATCACCCTTATTTTCCCGAATTTCCTTAATACGAGAGATGAAAATACCCCAGCCGGCCGATGAAATATAATCGACTCCGGCCAGGTCAAGAATGATATGGTAGCGGTTCCGTTTCAGAAGTCGGTCTAAAACCTCCTCGAGCCGGGTGGCGGTAAGAGTATCAATAACACCATCAACGCGAACCTGGGAAATGCTGTCATCACGACCGCTTTCCGAGACCGATATCTTAATGTTCTCCATATTATCAATTATAACCAATATTTCATAAAAGGGAGATAAAAAAATGGGCGGCCCGACCCCGAATTGGCCGGCTAACAGGAGAAATCTGCCTTACTCAAGAGTCTCTGATTCGAGGGGTTGAATTCCCCCCAATGGGCTCTCGCCGCTCGAACAGACCGTTATGAAGGTAATGTCATCATTTTGGACGGCCATGCCGGCATGCTGGTCAATGTCGCCCATAACCATCTGCGATATCGCCCTGGGATCCTTGGTCCGGCTCCGGACTACCTTTTCGTTGAATAGATTGCAGAGACGTTCCAGGCCATACTTTTCTTCCAGCCGATTCATCGATTCGGTAATCCCGTCGGTATATATAAAGAGAATATCACCGTCCTGAATATCGACACTCTGCTCGACTAATTTCTGAGCAAAGCCGTTATCCGTGGCCAGAGGCAACCCCAACGGTACCCCGGGAGGATTGAGCAGCTCCGCCCCGTTTCCATTATGTCGACAGTATATGAGGGGATTATGTCCGGCGGAAACAAAATTGATTCTCCTCTTGGTCGTATCGAAGACCGCCAAGAAAATAGTGATAAATACGCCCGGCGGGATGTCATCCTTGATGAGATTATTGACCGCCACCAGAATATCGTGAGCCGATAACTTATTTCTGGCCTCGATACGAATGACGGTACGAAGCATTGACATCACCAGCGAAGCCGGAATCCCTTTACCCGAGACATCGGCTACCAGAAGGCAGTAGTTCTCCCGGTCAATCTGGAAAACATCGTAGAGATCGCCGCTGATCCGGGAGGCGGCGCGATAAAATGCATCCAGTTTAAGGCCGGGAATTTCGGGAAGTTTGGCGGGCAACAGTGTCTTCTGAATCTGGCTGGCCACCTCGATTTCTTTGGCCACTCTCTCCCGCTCAACGATATTTTCGTGGTCGCGGCGAAGACGGCTCATCATTTCGTTCAGCGCTTTGGAAATCTCGAAATATTCCTCCACCCCTTCCAGAGGAAGTTCGGTCTCGATATCGCCGGAACTGAATTTCCGCACCCTTTCGGTGATTCGGACAATTGGGCTGACAAAATAGCTGGATAAAAGATAGATGCCGCCGATCCCGATGAGAAGTCCGATTACGGTGAGAAAAATAATAGTGCGTCGTTCGGCGTTGATTTGCCTGATATACGGCTCACTCGAATAAGTGATATAAACTCGGCCGCTCACCCGGTCGCCGTTTTTTATGTAATGAATCTGATAATTCATCTCCTGCCCATTTTCAACGTAGGTCTGAAGGCGCCCCACCCTGGTCGAATCAATGTCCTTGGGCGGGACATATTTCTTGCGCAGGTTTCTGATATCTCTGGTATCAGCCAGAATGGCATCGGCCGAGTCGGTGATAACCAGCGTGGTCAATTCGGGATTGGCCCGAATATAACTCATCGCCAGTACATCGAATTCAACATCGGAGCGACGGTTGAGAATATAACCCGCTCCCTGCGCCGCCACAGTTTTGGAAAGCGAAGCGACCGTCCCGTGCAGATGTTCTTCGATTCGCTTGACGCTGCGATTATTAATAATAAAATAGGCTCCGGCGATTATGGTCAGCATGATCATGAAAGTGTAAACGGAGAATTTTACTCTTAAATTAAACATCCGCCCCATAAACAGGCGGGTCTTCTCCGGCTGCCGGGTGATGAGCTTGGACATGCGCAATTCATTGAACCCGGGCGTGGATATGTACTCCACCGAGTCCATAATCTTGTTGATCATGTAGAAGCCCAGCCCGCCTTTCCTTCCGGAATCGACCAATTTCTTCAAATCGAGCTTGATGGCTCCATCGGGTTGAAAAGAGCGCCCGGTATCAATCAGAGAGAAAATGATGCGGCGTTTGAAGATGATGATTCTTATCCGAATCGTCCCCTTTTCATAAAGATAGGCATGCCGAATAATATTGGTGACCCCTTCCTCCACCGCCAACGTGACGGCGCTGACATCGCGGCGGGAGAGATTGGCATTAATACATGATTCCCGCACCAGGTACTGGATGGAAGGGAGGTATTTATCTTCCGCCTGATATTCGGCGTTGATTTCCTTAATGGGTCTTCTAAACATCGCCGGAAAAGTAAGAAGAAACCGGAACTAATTCCACGATAAAAAATCGATTCCGGCTGGAACAGATCATTATTTGTTCTGCAGCCTCAGTCTCGCCTGCTCGATATTATTCATCGTGTTCTTGTTTCCGGGATAATATTTGAGCACTTCCTCCCAGAGCTTGATAGCATTGGCATAGTCCTCTTTGCGGAAATACTCGAGCGCCGACAGATAAATCTTCCAGACTCTTTCATCTTTTTGGAGGTCCTGCAACTCGGTGGATTCTTTCATGAGAAGAGCGATTCTCCCCTCGTAATCCCGGGCGACTTTATTCTGGGGGTCAATCTTAAGGACTTCATCGAACCGTCCTTTGGCATCAGAGTAGAGACCCGAGGCAAAGAGCTCCGCGCCTTTATTGATGAGCTGCAGTTTATTCAATTCGGTCCCGTCTTTGGCAATCAGTTGCTTGACCTCCACATTGCCCGGAGAAAGTTCCATAACACGATTATAAGCGGTCAGGGCGTCGGCGTAGCGCCCGTCACGATCGGCACGGGAGGCCTCGTCCATCATTCTACCGATTTCCAGGTCGCGGCCGGCGGTGACCTGATCCCTTAAAGCAAGGAATTTCTGATCGTCCGGCGACCTGCCCAGCCCGAGGTCGATAATATCAAGAGCCGCCGCAAAGGAGCCCTTATTGAAGAACAGCTCCGCTTGGGAGTAATATCCGTCAAGAAGCTGCTGCGTCATATCGGCCTGCGGCCGGGCTTTTATTTCCTTCTCGGCCAGAGCCGATTTCCGAAGTTCATCGATCTGGTTGACTCTATGACGGGTGTCGCGGTCATCCTCGTTAAAGGCCAGCGCCCTTTGATAATAGGCGTATGCGGAATCAAGAGAATTATTATGGTAGTACTTGTCGGCAAGCTCTTTAAAGAGACGAAATGACCGCTTGCGGTCTTCCAGTATCAGGGAACTTCCCCGCGCACTCTCAAATTCCTTTTCGCGCCGGATTTTTTCAGAGACCGAAGTGCCCAGCCGGATCGACAGCCCCAGCCGATGCGAATCGGAAAGACCATCCATGAATTTGTAGGCATAATCGAAGCGCAATTTTTGATAGATAATACCCAGTCCGAATGTCAGGTTGTCGCGATCGTAGCCGGCGCGCAAAGATAGATAATCGCGATAAATAGATTCGGCACCCAGATGAAGTTTGACTGAACGATTTTCGCCCTTCTCCAGCCCCAGACCGATATTATGGCGGAACCCGCTCCCCAGGCGCACATCC
This genomic interval carries:
- a CDS encoding GGDEF domain-containing protein; its protein translation is MTEIILIIILTVLVIVLAASIIIRYRRTRGTIFIKEEAINELVTAMVNNIRAGKIQDIAGKVSFILKKYLDCDKIIFLKYYKGALELNYYSGLQRFEREDFRVRLTPNLQSKLKSFHQISRIEELSSVLPPDYSKIIKQTGFAYFFPAYLRENLYGVYFISTSLPPENRQLQFLSTALAFNLSTAYHIGIQEQQIKRYEDRFRQLGEIKERAVSSRDVESGSELVKYLRIRNSRELIPELINGLRKDCSFSRMAFYVRADEPNEAMVSVRWNLNEETDRIFKENYDSIISRLQPDKICDMKNPVPSFQALEGKWSKLQNGNISYLTALPWTDNRKALLAWSGSQMVDEVAEKLRRFKLEALPLVENVSRFEKAEELSYTDGLTGIYNFRYFQKRIREEFMRAKRYGRNLALLIFDVDDLKNINDKYGHLAGDNLLKCFGAVLTESVRSNDVISRYGGDEFCLIMPETSREKAHLFMERIQEKIAITPCVIEGSGQKHKYSVSIGGAVFPLDADSIDNLIDTADMALLKAKSEGRNCCRMYQSEFSHKS
- a CDS encoding STAS domain-containing protein, giving the protein MENIKISVSESGRDDSISQVRVDGVIDTLTATRLEEVLDRLLKRNRYHIILDLAGVDYISSAGWGIFISRIKEIRENKGDIKLANMVPNVYEIYELLEFDNILSAYESVHAAKTAFGAPAEADPVKKKDPIAGVRTVVKELPPGGDSFSTRREEVSRAEVAGFPIDRTEQLLLEAIRDDPFYTISELRLVLEESGHASRISWWGIFRILRKHRLVSRRARFRYARQTRKRF
- a CDS encoding SpoIIE family protein phosphatase, which produces MFRRPIKEINAEYQAEDKYLPSIQYLVRESCINANLSRRDVSAVTLAVEEGVTNIIRHAYLYEKGTIRIRIIIFKRRIIFSLIDTGRSFQPDGAIKLDLKKLVDSGRKGGLGFYMINKIMDSVEYISTPGFNELRMSKLITRQPEKTRLFMGRMFNLRVKFSVYTFMIMLTIIAGAYFIINNRSVKRIEEHLHGTVASLSKTVAAQGAGYILNRRSDVEFDVLAMSYIRANPELTTLVITDSADAILADTRDIRNLRKKYVPPKDIDSTRVGRLQTYVENGQEMNYQIHYIKNGDRVSGRVYITYSSEPYIRQINAERRTIIFLTVIGLLIGIGGIYLLSSYFVSPIVRITERVRKFSSGDIETELPLEGVEEYFEISKALNEMMSRLRRDHENIVERERVAKEIEVASQIQKTLLPAKLPEIPGLKLDAFYRAASRISGDLYDVFQIDRENYCLLVADVSGKGIPASLVMSMLRTVIRIEARNKLSAHDILVAVNNLIKDDIPPGVFITIFLAVFDTTKRRINFVSAGHNPLIYCRHNGNGAELLNPPGVPLGLPLATDNGFAQKLVEQSVDIQDGDILFIYTDGITESMNRLEEKYGLERLCNLFNEKVVRSRTKDPRAISQMVMGDIDQHAGMAVQNDDITFITVCSSGESPLGGIQPLESETLE
- a CDS encoding PorV/PorQ family protein, which encodes MKAPWHKIAIAIFFMLFTAGSVGAGDAGRESQFSIGSGVRALGMGGGFVGLADDASAIYWNQAALTLLDNQEINLMHVTLYEGSVYDVASFVYPHPKLGGFGVSFMRLGTGDIMRREDWNEVGEFSYATWQLILGYGHKLEKGFSFGTGLKIVNQTLDRNSTYGVGLDISFYSRIIKNISAGISFQDIIAPRLRLGSALEITPMTVVAGIGAKDVRLGSGFRHNIGLGLEKGENRSVKLHLGAESIYRDYLSLRAGYDRDNLTFGLGIIYQKLRFDYAYKFMDGLSDSHRLGLSIRLGTSVSEKIRREKEFESARGSSLILEDRKRSFRLFKELADKYYHNNSLDSAYAYYQRALAFNEDDRDTRHRVNQIDELRKSALAEKEIKARPQADMTQQLLDGYYSQAELFFNKGSFAAALDIIDLGLGRSPDDQKFLALRDQVTAGRDLEIGRMMDEASRADRDGRYADALTAYNRVMELSPGNVEVKQLIAKDGTELNKLQLINKGAELFASGLYSDAKGRFDEVLKIDPQNKVARDYEGRIALLMKESTELQDLQKDERVWKIYLSALEYFRKEDYANAIKLWEEVLKYYPGNKNTMNNIEQARLRLQNK